CAGCAGCAACGTTTGCCCCGCGCCCAGCAGGTCATTCTCGCCGACCGTCCCACGCGCGTCGCGTACCCGCCCTGAACGCAGAAGTCGGCGCAGGTAGGCCGTCGGCGCGGCGGGCAAGCGGCAGCGCAAAAATTCCAGGGCGCTGAGTCCCTGCTGATGGATCAATGGGGTCCATTCGAGCATGGTGCGCATCATAGCCGCAGTGCCGCTCTCGGACAAGTTTTGCGTGGGGGCGTGTCGCGTGGGGCGAATGGAGTCTTTACACGACGGAAGGTCATTGCTACTATCCCCGTCACCGTCCGCCGGCCTTACGTCGATGGGAGCCGCCATGCCGCTGAGAACCATCCTGAACGATATCCTCACGCAGATCCCTGGTGGATTGGGCGCGATTCTCATCGATTGGGAAGGCGAGGCCGTCGAGCAGGTGTCGCGCATGGACGATTTTCAGCTCAAGGTGCTGGGCGCCCATTGCGGCATCATCCTTGAAAACCTGCGCCGCGCCGCCCAGCGGCTCGACGGGGGCGAGATCGAGGAATTGGTCATACGCGCGCGGCACCAAAGCGTTCTGGTCGTGCCGGTGACGACGGAATACTTTCTGGTCCTCACCCTGGGCGAGGAGGTTCCGGCGGCGCGCGCCCGCGCCGTGGCGCGCGCTCATGGCGCCCGTCTGCTGTTTGAGGTTTCCTGACGCCCCGACCCGGGAAATCATGCCTGTGTGTGGAAGGAGCAATGGATCATTTATATGAAATGGCTTGAGCAATTGCTTGTGACCATCGCCGAGGTGCTTGCCGGCTGGGGCGTGCCCGCGGCCTATCTGGAGTTGGCGGCGCTCGGCCTGGTTTATCTGCTGGCCGTCTTGCTGGTCCTGCTGTTTGTGCTCCTGTTGTTGCGGATTGTTCGCGGCAAGAGGCGCCGGCCTCCCGCGACTGCTCCCGCCGAGGAACCTCCCACAGCGGCGGAACCGCCGGATATGGCGGCGCCCGCCGACGAGGTCGAAGCCGAAACGCCGATTGGCGAGCTCGCCGTTGAGGAGCCGGAAACCGCGGAGGTTTTGCGTCCCGCGACCGAAGAGAGTCAACCCGCTGAACAGGTTGAGCCTGAAGAAGCACCTGTCGCCGTTGTCGCT
This is a stretch of genomic DNA from Geoalkalibacter sp.. It encodes these proteins:
- a CDS encoding roadblock/LC7 domain-containing protein produces the protein MPLRTILNDILTQIPGGLGAILIDWEGEAVEQVSRMDDFQLKVLGAHCGIILENLRRAAQRLDGGEIEELVIRARHQSVLVVPVTTEYFLVLTLGEEVPAARARAVARAHGARLLFEVS